Proteins from a genomic interval of Trifolium pratense cultivar HEN17-A07 linkage group LG6, ARS_RC_1.1, whole genome shotgun sequence:
- the LOC123892091 gene encoding uncharacterized acetyltransferase At3g50280-like: protein MGAWKMNKMIVSHTNEKLKNHYKSWLKTPSFIRLGSVANSNSLVVSSSPRFNVYECDFGWGKPLTVRSGDSNKRNGEITVFPGSEEGSIDFEVCLPYEILEAMENDPEFMGVVSN from the coding sequence ATGGGTGCTTGGAAGATGAACAAGATGATTGTCTCACACACAAATGAGAAGTTGAAGAATCACTATAAGTCTTGGTTGAAGACACCAAGTTTTATTAGGCTTGGTAGTGTGGCCAATAGTAATTCATTGGTAGTAAGTAGTTCTCCGCGGTTCAATGTTTATGAATGTGATTTTGGATGGGGAAAACCTTTGACAGTTCGAAGTGGGGATTCAAATAAAAGAAATGGAGAAATTACTGTGTTCCCTGGTTCAGAAGAAGGTAGTATCGACTTTGAAGTTTGTCTTCCTTATGAGATTTTGGAAGCAATGGAAAATGATCCTGAGTTTATGGGTGTCGTGTCCAACTAA